The Trichomycterus rosablanca isolate fTriRos1 chromosome 6, fTriRos1.hap1, whole genome shotgun sequence DNA segment CTTGAGAATTTAGGCAATACTGCTCTTACTGTAGTTTTATTACTGGAGTAAGAGCAGTATTGGTATGTACGGCAGTACTATCCCAAACCCATTCATGTTTATAATTTTAGTGTGCCTTAGTCTTTGATTCTGCTCTGTCAGCAGTGTTAACTCAGCCAGACCTGCACCCTTCTTATACACAGGCATGCAGATGCTcttaaaaaaaatccaattGCACACTTAAACCTGCAGACCAGTTGCCATAGTAACAGCCATCATAGAAATAGGATCAACCCCCCAGtcaaacttatttatttatttatatgcttAAGGAGTTATTTTGGAATGGAGAAATGAGCTGCTATGAATGTAACCCCACCAGTTCTCATTTACTAGCTTCACTGCCTGTTCCATTTGATTTACAACTATCACAGTTTTGTCACTTTCAGGTTCCTTACAATGGTACAAGTGGTAGGTTCTGGTTTTTACTGAATTTACATTACAGCTGTGGACTCGGCCACTAGTAACCTGGTTGCATCATAACAAAGAAACATTGTCCCAGGAGCATATTTCTTTACTTTAAATACCATTTTAATTCTAAAATAGtttgatgtaaaataaatagcATAAACTATTTGTGATATAAATATTTGTATAGCTTTACTTGAGCTATGTTATGTTTAAATAACGGgcccatattttggtttttataaaaaaaaatttatcctAACCTTTGCTCACCTTCCAGGTCAGGTTAGTTCCAAAGCTTAATTTTGCCTGATAAATCCACTGGACttgcctttttgtttttgtaacttCACCAGGCTTAAACAAAACACATGaacaactgttccactgcagcACTGAATGATTTTTAAATTGTTGTAATAGGTCTATATACTGTTATTGGTATATAACTATGCACCAGTTAGTCAAAAGATTAGGATTATCCCAAAATgcccaaagccctgtgatggattggtgcagTCACCAGGGTTTTTCTGCCTTGCATTTAGTACTttctatttctgctgttttaCTTAATAGACCAAGGATGCATGTAGCATATTGGTTTCTTATTAAAAATTCACTTTTCTTTGACTTTTGGAGAGTTGGCTAAAATATATGAACATGCCAAGCCACTGTATAAAATAAAGATCATCGATTAATTAAAGACTTATTACatcgcccaggtggtgcagcgggatattcctctagcacaccagcgccgacattctgaactccttggtacaaaactcggcattgccacagGTCAGCTGGgccgccatctggcgggcataattggccaccatatctgcagggggGCTcactggactatgtgtgggtgggatctttatacgctgtgtaaggaccctgattggcagaagagacgcctgtgcagaatgcagggtcgAGAAGAGGTgggctgtgcacatgtcagaagaggcgtgtgcagcgacatgctctcctcggatgcaatcgggtacccctcagcagtggaagacaaagtttactgcactaaatcgggaggaaaatgggagaaaaatgcaaaaaaaagattATGCACCTTTACTCTACCTGCTAATGCTGCACTAAACAAAAAGACGTGATAAAACCCTAACAGTTAGTGGAAATGGAAATGTTATGTTTAATTGTCTGTTACAAATAATTACTAATGTCTTTCACATCCATCAGTCTTGAGAACAATTGGTTATTGTTCAAAAGTCATCTTGCATAACACTCACACTAGAAAACCTTTATGAATGTCAATTTCTGCAGGATCACAATTGgtgttctttctctcttttttaggCCTGTCATCCAGTCTTATATGAGTGGGTGGAGCATGACAGATTGGTGGAACTGGCAATGCGTTTGATGTTGCATGGTAGATTCCATGGAGACACATGGCAGTATTTCTGAGGACCCCGCTCTCAAACTCTTCGAGGCCAGCAATGGTGTGGGGGCGGGGCTTGTCGGGCAGGAGGAGGCGTGGTATGGATTCCGGATAACGGTTAGTGCTGTGCTGCTGTTGGAGCTGCTCCTCGGAGTGGGTGGGAACCTGACTGTTTTGGTGTTGTACTGCGGTCATTGCAGCCTACTAGAGTCCGTCAGTCATGCCGTCACTCTCAGCCTGCACACCCTTGACCTcttgctctgtctgctctgccTACCCATCACTGCCACCCTCCTTCTCATGGGTGCCACCCCACACCATACCCTGCTTTGTTGCCTCCATGAAGCAGCAGCTACCTTTGCCAGTGTGGGAACTGCACTAAATCTGCTGCTCATCAGCCTCGATCGCTATGACATCAGCGTCAGGCCGGCCAATCGGTTGCTCACACCAAGGAGAGCTGCATTTTTGCTAATTGGAGTGTGGGTAGTATCATTTACTGTGCCTCTCTTACCGTTTGTGGAGGCAGAGCTTGCTAATGAGCCAATAGACGAAGCACCGGTTTATTCTAATAGCACATTACTGTGTTCACAACTGATAGGGACGTTGCAGGCTCATCTTCTGCTGCAGGTTCCTATCTTCCTGTGCTCTTTGGCCGTTATGCTGTTTACATACTCTCGGATTCTACAAGCCCTGCGCATCCGCATAGGACATCCAGCCAGAGCGCAACGGGACACCACACAACTTAAACGACACAACTGGCAAAGGCGTAAAAAGTCTGCAAGGTTG contains these protein-coding regions:
- the LOC134317330 gene encoding G-protein coupled receptor 22 gives rise to the protein METHGSISEDPALKLFEASNGVGAGLVGQEEAWYGFRITVSAVLLLELLLGVGGNLTVLVLYCGHCSLLESVSHAVTLSLHTLDLLLCLLCLPITATLLLMGATPHHTLLCCLHEAAATFASVGTALNLLLISLDRYDISVRPANRLLTPRRAAFLLIGVWVVSFTVPLLPFVEAELANEPIDEAPVYSNSTLLCSQLIGTLQAHLLLQVPIFLCSLAVMLFTYSRILQALRIRIGHPARAQRDTTQLKRHNWQRRKKSARLTENMTRTISPPALSTGPLVVFGVGASVSAILALRRAVRRHRDRRERQKRVFRMSVIIVLSFLLCWAPLSITPLLWLAIGPSEWLERLRVCFLVLAYWTVVLHPLLYAFTRQKLRKVLHTRLRRLRTNNTHTVIQKRTGNRRKHKADCSDATDRCLMEAMRE